The genomic stretch TGTAAAAACTCCTGCCTAAACTTAATCTTAATTTATCTTGTTTTACTTTGAACTGGTCTTTTGGGAAACTAAGAAGAAACATTCCGCCTTTGGGCAAATATTTTGGCAGTGAAACTTTCCTTTCAACTTTTCCTTCTTTCTTTGCTGAAAGTATTGCAATAAATGATTTAAAAGCTTCATCTACTGCCTTTACTGTCTGCTGGGCAACCTGAGAAGGTAGCAGTCTATAATTTTCGTTTCCCTTCACAAGATGATATACAATTTCATATCTTAGGTATTGCTGATTTGTGAAATAATGCTGCCTAACTTGGTAGAGTGTGTAGTTATACAAATTTTTCGAAAAATGACACAGGATTCTTAGCAACTTGTATGTTTGTTTGTGACACCTTATATGATTTTTTTGAGTTTTATACATTTGACCTCACCCGAAGAATATTGTATCATATCTTTTGCAATTCATCTCCATCTTGCAGAAGATGGAATCTTCTTGCTGACTTCTTTGATAAAATTCGACCACAAAACCGCCTTCTTCTTTAAACTCAGGTTCTGGCAGTCCTGCTTCTTTGCAAAGTTTAACCATTCTTTTTGTGCCGCTTCCCCATTTTTCAATCAATCCTGCAAGGAAAAATACATAAGCAATATGCCTACTGCATAGTATTAAAATGCACAGATTGTTTTAAGATGCTCGTCGCTCCACTGTGCTTTAAATTCCACTTGTTTAGACTCTCTCATAGTATCCAAGTTCCTCCAAAAATTTATTTAACCTACTGACTTCCTGCTCTCGTTCCTTTAAAAGATGTTCAAGAGACACATGATATTTATCCCAAAGCTTTTCAAAAATCTTTATCAGTTCTTTTTTCTCTGCATTTAAGTACTTTTCAAGTTGATTGCTAATTAATTCAAAGAACTTTTCAAGCAATAGCTCCTTCGCTTCTTCTTCGGTAATAGATTCAATCTTTTCATCTATCTTATTTTCAATTTCCTTTTGCTTTCTGCTTATCTCACTTCTCACCTTTTTAATTTCCTTTTCTTTTTGAGCAATATTTTCTAACAAATCTTCCCATTTTTTTGCTTCTCTTCTCGCAGCCTCGCTGTCTTTTGATTTTAAATCTTTAACCAAGTCCTTCAGAAACTCTTTGACCTTGCTTGCAGTTTTATCTCCCTGCTGCTCTTCATCCCAATCTTCAACTTCTTCTAAAAGCTCACTTAAATCTGCTTCAATTTCGGCAAGCCTGCTTTCAACATCTTCAATTTTTTCTATATCTTCTTTAAAATATTTTTCTTTAATTCTTTCTCTTTCAACCAAATTCTTGTTCCAACCAGCAGAAACTATACTTTTAAAATCATAAACAAGCTCTTCCCACCAATTTGCAAATATGCCCGCTATTTTGAACTCATCAAATGTTCCAATTGGCAATAAGCTATCTTTCAATTTTTCCAAAGCTTCATTTCTAAACTTCCAAAGATTATTTCTGCCAAAAAACTGTTCAATTTCAGTCCTTACAAGCTGCCACCACTCCAAAAGTTTTTCTTTGTGTTTTTCTATTGTAGCTTTCACTTCAGTGCAATTATCAATCAGTTCCCTAATTTGATTTCTGTCAGTAATATCTTTTTTAAACTCCAAATAATTTTCACTCTTCTCTGCCAGCAAAATATCATAGCTCAAGTTAAATTTCCTCAACTGTTTTTCATACAGCAATACTTCTTTTTTGGGTAGACCACCAAAAAGATGTGCACGAACATCTTCAATTTCAGGATCTGGGGAATTGTCCACATAACGTCTAATATTCAGATTAAAATCGTTTTCTTCTATCTCCTTTATATCAACCAACCTGGAGTATTTAGGTATCTCTTTCTTTTCATCGAACACTGTAACTATTTTTTCTATGTCCTCTGGTCTCAAGAAATTCTGATTTCTACCTTCTCCATACTCTCTATCAGCGTTGATAAACAAGATCTTATTTTTTAAATGTTCTGGCTTGTTTTTATTAACCACAATAATACAAGCTGGTATTCCAGTGTTGTAGAAAAGCTTCGGCGGCAGTCCTATTATTGCCTCAATTAGATCATCTCTTACAATCCCTTCCCTTATAACCTTTTCCTGTCCACCTCTGAACAAAACTCCATGAGGCATAACTGTTGCCATTACTCCGTCATCTTTCAGGCTTGCAATCATGTGCTGCAAAAACATAAGGTCTGCCTTTTTTCCATTCTCAGGAGTAAAGCCATATTTAAATCTTTCTTCAAACTGCATATTTGCGCGGGTATAGTTTTCTGAAAAAGGCGGATTGGCTAATATTCTGTCAAACCTTTTTATGTATCCATTTTCCAAAAACATGGGGGTTGTCAACACATCTTCATTTTCTATGTGCGCATCATTGATGCCATGCAAAATCATATTCATTTTGCATATAGACCATGTCAATCCGTTAAGTTCTTGACCATAAAGTGCTAAGTTTCTTGGGTTTTGTCCTTGTTCCTCAACGTAGTGGAATGCCTCGATCAAGAAACCACCAGAGCCCACAGTTGGGTCGTAAATTGACATACCCTCACGGGGTTTGACTAACCTTACCATCAATTTTTTAACATGTGATGGTGTGTAAAATTCTCCTCCTTTTTTACCAGCTGAATCGGCAAATTCCTTTAACAAATACTCATAAGCAGCACCAAGCAGATCAGGAAATTCAAAGTTTGAAGGTGTTAGTTTATACTTGTTGAAATGGTTAATAAGATTAAAAGGCATCACCATAAGAGCTTGGATCTTCTAATAGTTCATGTATTTGCTTTTCAGAAAATCCCATAACTTTAAATCTATCTTTTAACTCCTGTCTTTTTTCTTCAAAAACATCCGAAGTATATTTTAGGAAAATCATGCCAAAAATATATTCTTTATACTCAGAGGCATCCATCTTACCTCTGAGTATATCAGCTGCTTTGAAAAGATGTGTTTCTATCTGTCTTAAGGTTATTTTGTCACCAGCCAAATCAACCCCTCCGATTAAACTTTATTGACACAACAAATTTTTCATTATAATCATTTTATTCTTTGTTATCTATTTTACCAATTACTAAATTATTTTTCAATCAATTCAACCTGTGAGGATAGTGTCAAGAGTTTGTAGGAAAAAATTTTATTAGAATATACCTGCATTATAGAAGCTACAACTAATCAAAGACTTTAGTGCTCTTCGTAACTGGTTAACTTTACCATTTGCTATAACTGGTATATTATTCCATTTTTCCGTACCTTTTCGTACTCTTTTCCCGTTCTTTATAATTCCTTTTGCTATTTCTTTAACTTCTTGCCTTTCTGCTTTCTTAGCTTTTATCTTCTCTAAATATACATTCATAAGTTCAAAACCATTGTATTTTAAACTCAATAACTTTACCATGGTCTCTGCTATATCTTCACTCCATCCTCTTGGTCTTGAACTCATCCTCTCTGCTAATACATGACTTACATGCCCTTCTGCACTACATCCCTTTATATTAACATTCGCTGCTTCTAATACTATATTATCCCAGTGCGAAAGTATGTATCTCCTTCCCTTCTTTATCCTCCTCTTAGCTAACTCATCTTCTTTAACCTCCTCCATCTTTTCTTTTACTAATGCCTCAAATCCCTCTCTATCCTTCTCTCTTAATGCTTTCAAAATCTCATTAAATAATTTTCTATCCCCTCCTGCTATTTTCATTATCTCCTTCGTTAAGTGAAACTTATCTAATACAAATTCCGCTCCATCTATCCACTCTAATCCCTTCTTTATCCAATTAGCTCCATCTCCTAAAAGATATATGTTTTCTATCTTCTCAACTTCAAAATTCTCTTCAATATACTTACCCACTTTTGCCCAAAAATCATCTGCATCCTCTTTTACACTGCTAAAATAATGCAAATCCTTTAATTCCTTCCTAATAACAACGCCCTTCTCTTCCTTATATCCCGTATTTATGTAAGCAAGCTTCGCTATCTCTTTCTTTCCATTCTGTAATGAAATATGGTCTTCATCCGCCTCTATATAAAGCTCTTTTACAACTTTCTTCTCTCCTCTTACACTCTTGCTATGCTGGATTTCATCTAATTCTTTACTATCTATCCCTTTCAAAATATTCATTACACTTTGTCTACTAATCCTATCCTCCCCTAATACTTCCTTTGCTGCCTTCTCATATGACATGTCTACTACTCTCTCTATTATCGCTCCCTTTACCGCATTGTCTATCCTTTGATATCTCTCTATCCCTAAAACTATATCAACTAAATAAACATATCCTTTGCCTTCCTTATCTTTGTAATATGTTCTCTCATATTCAATATCACCAAATATTGTCTTTAAACCCCTCTTGTCTCTCCTCACAACCTCATACCTCTTCTTCCTCTCTTCGTTCTCTTTCAATGATTCATCTATAAGTTCACATGCTTCCTTTATCATCTCCTTGCCTATCAGGTCTAACTGCTTCTTAAGTTCAATTGAATATTCCGCTAAATCCTTCTCCCTTTTCACTATCTTCTCTAATCCTTCCTCAAAAGTCTTTAAAAGTTCTTCTATTTTTGATACAATATTTTCAGTCATTTTGCTCCCTCCTTTGGTTTGTTTTTCCTTTTTCTTTTTTTTATTTTTCATCATTATATTCTACTTCATTTTTTCTCTTCTACCAAGAGGAGGGAGCTTTTTTCCATCCAATGTCCTATAAATATTTTACACTAAGACCTGTGAGAATTTCCAATTTATATAGCTTTGAATTTGGTATACATAGAAATCACTTTACCCTCTTCAATCTTGTATTAATAGTCACACCAGGAATTCTTCCTGTTATTCTGCATATTTACTACTAAATTTTTTATATCCACTGTCATGTTAGTTGAAGGTACTTCAATGTTTTCATAAAAAGTACATACCTGTAGTCAAACCCATTTTAATCTCTTCATGTTGGACAGAAAAAAATAATCTTTCATTTTCGATTTTGAATTTTTCCACATCATCAAGTCTACTAATCCTCATATGGTCTGCTCACTTCCCTTTAAAAATTTTTGATTTAGTAGCCCTAACATCTCAAACCTCAAATTCTTCATCTATGACCTCAGCTTCAATCAAAAGATTTTTATCCTCTAAAATCTCTTTTGTAGTGCCAATCTTCAGTATTCTGTGGTCTGGTGAAAGCAAAATTGTATAGTCAGCTAAGCGAAAAAGCAAGTCAAAGTGGTGTGTAGAAACAATTAGAGTTTTCCCGACATCTTTGAGCTGTTTTAAAATCCTTGCAAAAAACCTTATGCTTTTGGGGTCAAGGTCGTTTGTTGGCTCATCAAGTATTAAAACCTCCGGGTTATTTGCAAGTATTGAAGCAAGTGCTACTCTTTTTTTCTCCCCACCGCTCAATGTCAGTATATCACTTTCAAGTAAATTATCAATACCTATAAACTTTGCTACCTCCAAAACTCTTTTTTGGATTTTGCTTTCATCATTCATAAACTGCCTTGGGCCAAAAGCAATCTCATCAAACACAGTGAGATTAAAAAGCTGAAGTTCTGTCTCCTGAAACATATAACCTACCTTTTTGTAAAATCCGTTTTTGAAAAGCTCATTAAAAGAAGTTTTATCAACTTTTTTATCATAAAAGTAAAGCTCTCCTTCAAAATCAAGTATGATTCCAGAAAGTATTTTCATTAGTGTGGTTTTTCCACTTCCGTTGCAACCTACAAGCGCATAAGCCTTTCCTTTCTCAATCTCAAAACTTGCTACTTCAAGAATGGTTTTGTTGTTTACCCTGTATGTTATATCTTTTCCCCTGAACACTGCACTCATTTTAAAATCCTCTCCAAAATACTCATAATAATTAATGAAAATACCACCAAAAGTTCTGAGATAGTGACCTTAAATCTATACTCAGATTTAATATTTCCAGATGAAAAGCCACGCGTTTTCATGGAGATATAAGTAACCTCTGAAATATACATGGTCTTTTGAGCAAAGGCCTTTATCATAGATTTTACAAAATCTAATCTATTCCTTGATACACCCACCGTCCTTATCTTTTTTGCGAACAAAATATCTGTAATTGTATGTAAAAGTACAAAGATGTTCCTTATCGTGAGCTCAACAAGCCATATGAATTCTTTCAATCCCCCAAAAAAAGAAAAAGGCTTAAAAAGCCTGTCAATTCTTGAGTTATATATTACAACCTCACCTGTCATTATAATGATACCTGTCTTTAAAACCTGCAAAATAGCTGGCATAATATTCTTTGTTATAAGCATATAAGGAATACTTATTATAAATGTAACAAGCGGCACAAACCCCCAAGATGAAACAATCAATGCTTTGATATCAGCTTTTGATATTGCTGCAACTACCAATACAAAAGTAAAAGCAACTGCTAAAAACAAAATACTATCAGAGATACTCACAAGTAAACTAAACCATATTAAAAACAAAAGTTTTGCCCACTCATCAATTCTTGTAAATGAACTTTTGCTTCTTTTGAAAAACCACTGTGAAACTTTCAAGTAACCAGAAAGACTCTTTTCCACATATCCTTCTTTTGCAACTTTGACTTTAGCGTTATCTTCTTCTCTCAAAAAATCTGGCAGCACTTTATCTTACTTCCTTTCAGTCATCAAATGTTTTAATAATAAAAATATCGCGAATATCACTGCTATTCCAATTAGTGCTGATAAAATATAGCCAATGTACTGGTTGTGAATAAATTTAACTGAATAGCCATCAAAAAGGTCAAATTTATAAACCTCAGCATACCTTTTTAATCCCTCAGGCACAAACCCCAGCATCTTCTTTATTTCTTCTTCAGTCCACTCGCCAAACGCCGGGTTTTGCGTCAAAAGCCCAAGCGGTGTCAAAATAGCAAGGGCAAACAGAATTATTATACTCACCTTGAGGTTATTGTCAACTCCCCTTTTCATAACAAAAACACCCCTTTAAACTTCCTTTTTTATCTTAGCAAAATTTTTTAAAGGTGAATATAGCAAAACTGTCAAAACTGCTTCAACCACCCCAACAATCAAAAGGTGTGGAACCATCATAGCAGGAATGGTTGTTTTCAAGTCGTACATAAAATATAAGGGTTTTCCTGCTTTTGTAAATAAAATTGGTTGAAGTCCAAGCTCAACTGCTGTCAAAAGTGCAGCCACATTTGTTGAAATGTATGTGCTTATAAACATTCTCACCTTTTCATTCTTGAGATTAGCCATTTTTAAAAGGCTGTCGACAAAAATGGTAACCAGCGGAATAGCAATGGCCATATTAAACACATTTGTTCCAAGTGCTAAAATTCCTCCATCTCTGAACAAAAGAGCTTGAATTATCAAGACCACTGTAGATGCTATGATTGAAGCAAACGGCCCGAACAGATAAGTTATAAGCGGTATTCCAGTAATATGAGCAGAACTTCCTCCCACTACCGGAAAGTTGAACATCATAACAATAAATGTAAATGCTGATGCCACTGAAAGATGAACAAAGGTCTTTTCATCAACTGATTTTTTAAACTTTGCAAATGCAAAGCCAACTGATGCCACAGATGCAGCATAAAATGTAGCACAAGTTTGCGGACTTAAATAACCATCAGGAATGTGCATTTGTACCTTTCCTCCTTTTTTTAAAGTATTTGTGAAAAAATAAAAAAGCCCACGAAAAGCTGCTTACTTCAGCCCTTCGTGGGCTTTGA from Caldicellulosiruptor kronotskyensis 2002 encodes the following:
- a CDS encoding ISLre2-like element ISCbe4 family transposase: MTENIVSKIEELLKTFEEGLEKIVKREKDLAEYSIELKKQLDLIGKEMIKEACELIDESLKENEERKKRYEVVRRDKRGLKTIFGDIEYERTYYKDKEGKGYVYLVDIVLGIERYQRIDNAVKGAIIERVVDMSYEKAAKEVLGEDRISRQSVMNILKGIDSKELDEIQHSKSVRGEKKVVKELYIEADEDHISLQNGKKEIAKLAYINTGYKEEKGVVIRKELKDLHYFSSVKEDADDFWAKVGKYIEENFEVEKIENIYLLGDGANWIKKGLEWIDGAEFVLDKFHLTKEIMKIAGGDRKLFNEILKALREKDREGFEALVKEKMEEVKEDELAKRRIKKGRRYILSHWDNIVLEAANVNIKGCSAEGHVSHVLAERMSSRPRGWSEDIAETMVKLLSLKYNGFELMNVYLEKIKAKKAERQEVKEIAKGIIKNGKRVRKGTEKWNNIPVIANGKVNQLRRALKSLISCSFYNAGIF
- a CDS encoding energy-coupling factor ABC transporter ATP-binding protein is translated as MSAVFRGKDITYRVNNKTILEVASFEIEKGKAYALVGCNGSGKTTLMKILSGIILDFEGELYFYDKKVDKTSFNELFKNGFYKKVGYMFQETELQLFNLTVFDEIAFGPRQFMNDESKIQKRVLEVAKFIGIDNLLESDILTLSGGEKKRVALASILANNPEVLILDEPTNDLDPKSIRFFARILKQLKDVGKTLIVSTHHFDLLFRLADYTILLSPDHRILKIGTTKEILEDKNLLIEAEVIDEEFEV
- a CDS encoding energy-coupling factor transporter transmembrane component T family protein — translated: MLPDFLREEDNAKVKVAKEGYVEKSLSGYLKVSQWFFKRSKSSFTRIDEWAKLLFLIWFSLLVSISDSILFLAVAFTFVLVVAAISKADIKALIVSSWGFVPLVTFIISIPYMLITKNIMPAILQVLKTGIIIMTGEVVIYNSRIDRLFKPFSFFGGLKEFIWLVELTIRNIFVLLHTITDILFAKKIRTVGVSRNRLDFVKSMIKAFAQKTMYISEVTYISMKTRGFSSGNIKSEYRFKVTISELLVVFSLIIMSILERILK
- a CDS encoding PDGLE domain-containing protein, producing MKRGVDNNLKVSIIILFALAILTPLGLLTQNPAFGEWTEEEIKKMLGFVPEGLKRYAEVYKFDLFDGYSVKFIHNQYIGYILSALIGIAVIFAIFLLLKHLMTERK
- the cbiM gene encoding cobalt transporter CbiM: MHIPDGYLSPQTCATFYAASVASVGFAFAKFKKSVDEKTFVHLSVASAFTFIVMMFNFPVVGGSSAHITGIPLITYLFGPFASIIASTVVLIIQALLFRDGGILALGTNVFNMAIAIPLVTIFVDSLLKMANLKNEKVRMFISTYISTNVAALLTAVELGLQPILFTKAGKPLYFMYDLKTTIPAMMVPHLLIVGVVEAVLTVLLYSPLKNFAKIKKEV